The following proteins are encoded in a genomic region of Neovison vison isolate M4711 chromosome 12, ASM_NN_V1, whole genome shotgun sequence:
- the LOC122892316 gene encoding polycystic kidney disease and receptor for egg jelly-related protein-like, with translation MGRRAQLLLLLLGLGLGLGRGRLPRPTAPHRALAAIPVSRATATPESGLRLQDPASARRPPPAAQTRGPALGDAAALRAWRAAPGLGEPAGSARVHLRPRAAPGGGVILAGGGRLCLPRGPARPLCVLLRVLLRARLAAAPALVHLRLSARRGRLSLLWRTALPRALGRPEWTFWLVPLRPAGPRRPRRSTSDLPAARPRPSAGFVAQTQCPTDGPTPVVLEALTSDGPQAIQSSVSCQVSPEMPCEITMVKINRNKDGEPLVLTRKMEATLNATYKYNCVYSTLIVSYWQVFSVNSVKDLPQWYRPLDIPITKSGRVPTFLHIPPKSLTWGVYVMRFVVDVYANRNRPQASASDFMYVSIVRSDLEAVIAGGPNITIKFTDQLVLDGTGSSDPDSDSPSQGLRFSWYCTTDPKNYQGHKITVMSNSVCTPKHTNLNWKEASGPVLTLQPGTLKGGGVYIFRMVIRKGDRKAHVDRKVHVLKGPAPAAYISCIENCDAVLGISARFSLFLSCTNGSTSQDEYKWSILSSLGDEVNFDWAKHTTTGRNGAYLSIKAFALKDFPEAKFWASVHLATWSGHNVDLKHPFVINYVPETGECSINPATGIALVTRFVIRCSNFKDKNIPLTYKMVVSDLYGFGQISSIKESTLGAILYLGNESTSPPSFLPVGVLANRYAMKISVQVYDSLGAFSQATLYATVHAPTDKISAKGVLDRLFNFTMGPSSLLSTLLDSQEFLPAGYLIYIAASVLNNMKPELSLEADKARFREYLVNQTFILPNSTLVEISQVVMSVTELTQTTAGFTRMAQKLATVRIWLANRALQQSRQKDSHVRSEQIETVSTGILTTLSNILKLTASYEVVDEPFYVLESLADTVLEGKVPGNETTAMTASSFKVYLRKTEKWDVTNIFRNEKSSQYHFRPTLNVSIIPSFPANSLISTMFCEFADDPFPWMNDQESCSAEVVGFRMTGTTPDGDVVEIMPDVAEVYIARKNLSFASFNLTVGPESETEGADESLKRTTGKFRVEVDSSVVKELLVHIVTEVTVLFTVLVYAGSEISPTALVATFLVPHDIPPMTNQSDLFDSACVVREARVVCLPASLLQVIAQRGGSSECTLVIALQAPRFVMAANDKLVRIALFSAHCLDMYGIQSDWREDTCVLGERTTWRRVHCICQSTRRVRRQLDLIKEASRHLQTHFLTAIVIVIPNAVDLRLEVIKNVTHNPVTLFTVLFIMLMYIILAFWALHRDDMDQYLRQHVIILLDNDPYDKVCYLVTIFTGSRYRARTRADVFMQLMGTEGASDVHCLSHPHFTTLYRGGINTFLLTTKRDLGDIHSIRVWHNNEGKSPSWYLSRVKVENLFSRHIWLFLCREWLCIDISLDRTFRVTDPDQPINRKDYFLIDSTYKLGRDHMWFSIFSGSIAKPFSRLQRLSCCLAMLMASLLCNIMFFNLDRAEEMVSEEGSYVRSLMIGLESVLIMIPLQILIIFVFTYSQREPLVTLEKVSPKKHYVVPESGYWEEYLEKWHAQETVHAPIMEVSKSPPRERQKGHKYLDKEPSIAWRMHKKGASKATRAKEKNINASNTNINNNQDVAGGKDHAVPVQLKRKSRIVLPWFCIYIAWFLVFATSSISSFFIVFYGLTYGYEKSMDWLFASFCSFCLSIFLVQPCKIILLSGFRASRAKYCKNLSWAGRFGLTEISLRSKLSREEMARRHQQIMELRRSRMYQPLTEDEILIFKRKKAIKRRAFLFLCYVLTHFIFLALLLRLVTLLRHTDSFYYNQFVRDRFSVDLGSVTKLEDIYRWLNSVLVPLVHNDPNPAFLPDSSSKVLGLPLLRQVRARPGDKLCLPANFAQTSMGREIHCHPSYGTDPEDTRSYSGLWNKVLKRPEDKNTDGFTYKPPEKIWGYVSHGLLHTYGSGGYAFYFFPEQQPFNSTVRLRELQSSEWLDEQTWAVILELTTFNPDVSLFCSISVVFEASQLGVVNTSLSVHSFSLADFDRETSAEIYLYVAILIFFLAYVVDEGYIIMQERASYVRSVYNLLNFALKCIFTVLIVLFFRKHFLATGIIRFYLSHPEDFIPFHAVSQVDHAMRIILGFLLFLTILKTLRYSRIFYDVRLAQRAIQAALPGICHMALVVSVYFFVYMAFGYLAFGQHEWNYSNLIHAMQTIFSYCIPAFQNTEFPNNRVLGVLFLSSFVLVMIFVLINLFRAVILSTYKKVKQPVYEEPSDEAEAMTYLCRKLRAMFRFLTFQPRDKDEPEFFVNMVYGQPEKKSQRYLGLKTRNINGKKMVYLVV, from the coding sequence ATGGGGCGCAGAGcccagcttctcctcctcctcttgggcctgggcctgggcctagGTCGCGGGCGCCTCCCGCGGCCCACCGCTCCCCACAGGGCCCTGGCTGCCATCCCTGTCTCCCGGGCGACCGCCACACCAGAGTCCGGACTCCGCCTCCAGGATCCCGCCTcggcccgccgccccccgccAGCCGCCCAGACTCGCGGCCCAGCCCTCGGAGACGCGGCCGCGCTGCGCGCTTGGAGGGCCGCCCCGGGCCTCGGGGAGCCGGCCGGCAGCGCCCGCGTCCACCTGCGGCCCCGCGCGGCCCCTGGCGGCGGCGTGATCCTGGCCGGTGGCGgccgcctctgcctgccccgcGGCCCCGCGCGCCCGCTCTGTGTCCTGCTGCGCGTCCTGCTGCGCGCGCGCCTGGCCGCCGCGCCCGCGCTCGTGCACCTGCGGCTGTCTGCGCGCCGCGGCCGGCTGTCCCTGCTGTGGCGCACCGCGCTGCCCCGCGCGCTCGGGCGCCCGGAGTGGACCTTCTGGCTCGTGCCGCTGCGGCCCGCCGGCCCTCGGCGCCCCCGCCGCTCCACCTCCGACCTGCCGGCCGCAAGGCCTCGCCCCTCCGCGGGCTTCGTGGCCCAAACGCAGTGTCCCACGGATGGGCCCACGCCTGTTGTCCTGGAAGCTCTCACCTCGGATGGGCCTCAAGCCATACAGTCTTCCGTGTCCTGCCAGGTATCCCCAGAAATGCCCTGTGAGATCACCATGGTGAAGATCAACAGGAACAAAGATGGTGAACCCTTGGTGCTGACCAGGAAGATGGAGGCTACCCTCAATGCCACCTACAAGTACAACTGTGTATACTCCACCTTAATTGTTTCCTACTGGCAGGTGTTTTCCGTGAACTCGGTAAAGGATCTGCCCCAGTGGTACAGACCTTTGGATATACCAATCACGAAATCAGGGAGGGTGCCAACATTTCTACATATCCCTCCAAAATCTTTAACTTGGGGAGTGTATGTGATGAGATTCGTAGTCGACGTCTATGCGAATCGAAATAGGCCTCAGGCCTCGGCCTCAGATTTCATGTATGTCAGCATCGTTAGAAGTGACCTAGAAGCAGTTATTGCTGGGGGTCCCAACATAACAATCAAATTCACAGATCAGCTGGTTCTGGATGGAACGGGGTCGTCTGATCCAGATTCGGACAGTCCTTCGCAGGGACTCCGTTTTTCTTGGTACTGTACCACGGATCCAAAAAACTACCAGGGACATAAAATCACAGTGATGAGCAACAGCGTCTGCACCCCAAAGCATACTAATCTGAACTGGAAGGAGGCCTCTGGCCCTGTCCTCACACTTCAGCCAGGAACACTGAAAGGTGGAGGTGTGTATATCTTCAGAATGGTGATCCGCAAGGGTGATAGGAAAGCCCATGTTGATAGAAAGGTCCACGTGCTCAAAGGACCAGCCCCCGCAGCATACATCTCGTGTATTGAAAATTGTGATGCCGTTTTGGGTATTTCAGccagattttctttgtttctcagttGCACAAATGGTTCAACAAGCCAGGATGAGTATAAATGGTCGATTCTGTCATCTCTAGGGGATGAGGTAAACTTTGATTGGGCAAAACACACCACAACAGGGAGGAATGGGGCTTATTTGTCTATAAAAGCTTTTGCTTTGAAGGATTTTCCTGAAGCTAAGTTTTGGGCTTCTGTGCATCTAGCAACTTGGAGTGGGCATAATGTGGACTTGAAGCACCCGTTTGTTATTAACTATGTCCCTGAAACCGGAGAGTGCAGCATTAATCCAGCTACAGGAATTGCCTTAGTTACCAGGTTTGTTATCCGGTGCTCTAATTTTAAGGATAAGAACATCCCACTTACATACAAAATGGTAGTCTCTGATTTGTATGGTTTTGGTCAGATCAGTTCTATAAAAGAGAGCACCTTGGGGGCCATCCTGTATTTGGGGAATGAGTCCACATCGCCTCCTTCGTTTCTCCCTGTGGGTGTGTTGGCTAATCGTTATGCGATGAAGATATCTGTTCAGGTGTATGACTCTCTAGGAGCTTTTTCTCAGGCAACTTTGTATGCGACCGTACATGCCCCTACGGATAAAATCTCAGCGAAGGGCGTGCTCGATCGCTTATTCAATTTCACCATGGGACCAAGTTCATTGCTATCTACTTTGCTTGACAGCCAGGAATTTCTACCTGCAGGCTATTTAATATATATAGCAGCTTCTGTTTTGAATAACATGAAACCTGAATTAAGTTTGGAAGCTGACAAAGCCAGATTCCGGGAATACCTTGTCAACCAGACTTTCATTCTTCCCAATAGCACTTTGGTGGAAATTAGCCAGGTAGTCATGAGTGTTACTGAGTTAACCCAGACGACCGCCGGATTCACTCGAATGGCTCAGAAACTGGCCACAGTGAGGATTTGGTTAGCAAATCGAGCCCTACAGCAGTCTCGACAGAAGGATTCACACGTTCGCTCTGAACAAATAGAAACTGTGAGCACTGGGATATTAACAACTTTGTCTAATATTTTGAAACTCACCGCTAGCTATGAAGTGGTCGATGAGCCTTTCTACGTGTTGGAATCACTAGCAGACACAGTACTGGAGGGTAAAGTGCCAGGGAATGAGACCACCGCAATGACGGCCTCTAGCTTTAAGGTGTACCTCAGGAAAACTGAAAAGTGGGATGTTACCAATATCTTTAGGaatgagaaaagcagtcaatatCATTTTCGTCCGACTCTAAATGTGAGTATTATTCCTAGCTTCCCGGCAAATTCCCTTATTTCCACCATGTTTTGTGAGTTTGCAGATGATCCCTTTCCTTGGATGAATGATCAGGAAAGCTGTTCGGCAGAGGTGGTTGGATTCAGGATGACAGGAACCACACCTGACGGCGACGTGGTCGAGATCATGCCTGATGTAGCAGAAGTGTACATCGCCAGAAAAAACTTGAGCTTTGCATCTTTTAACCTCACAGTGGGACCGGAGAGTGAGACCGAGGGAGCTGATGAGTCCTTGAAAAGGACAACAGGGAAGTTTAGGGTTGAGGTGGACAGCAGTGTAGTGAAGGAGTTGCTGGTCCACATTGTGACCGAAGTGACCGTGTTGTTCACGGTGTTGGTGTACGCCGGCAGTGAAATTTCCCCCACTGCTCTGGTCGCCACCTTCCTTGTGCCCCATGACATTCCTCCCATGACCAACCAGAGTGACCTGTTTGACTCAGCCTGTGTCGTTAGGGAGGCCCGCGTGGTTTGCCTTCCAGCGTCCCTGCTGCAAGTCATAGCTCAGCGAGGCGGTTCGTCTGAGTGCACGTTGGTCATAGCTCTGCAGGCACCTCGTTTTGTCATGGCAGCCAATGATAAGCTCGTGAGAATCGCTCTTTTCAGCGCTCACTGCCTAGACATGTATGGGATCCAGAGCGACTGGAGAGAAGATACCTGTGTTCTCGGAGAGAGGACCACGTGGCGAAGAGTGCACTGCATCTGCCAAAGCACAAGGAGGGTCCGGCGGCAGCTGGATCTAATAAAAGAAGCCAGCCGGCACCTGCAAACCCACTTTTTGACGGCCATTGTAATCGTGATCCCCAATGCTGTGGACCTACGGTTGGAGGTAATCAAGAACGTTACCCACAACCCTGTGACGCTCTTCACTGTGCTTTTCATTATGCTGATGTACATAATCCTAGCTTTCTGGGCCTTACACAGGGATGATATGGATCAGTATCTTCGGCAACATGTGATAATTTTACTTGATAATGATCCTTATGATAAGGTGTGTTACCTGGTGACTATTTTTACGGGAAGCCGTTATCGGGCCCGGACAAGGGCCGATGTCTTCATGCAACTTATGGGAACAGAAGGTGCCAGCGATGTGCATTGTCTGAGCCATCCGCATTTTACAACCCTCTACCGGGGAGGCATCAACACTTTTCTCCTAACCACGAAAAGGGACTTGGGGGACATCCATTCCATTCGTGTTTGGCACAACAATGAAGGCAAATCCCCCAGCTGGTATCTAAGCAGAGTTAAGGTAGAAAATCTGTTCAGCCGACACATCTGGCTGTTTTTATGCCGGGAATGGCTTTGTATTGACATCTCCTTGGACAGAACATTTCGTGTTACCGACCCAGACCAGCCTATCAACAGAAAGGACTATTTCTTGATTGATTCAACTTACAAGCTGGGAAGAGATCACATGTGGTTCTCTATTTTCTCTGGCAGCATTGCTAAACCATTCAGCAGGCTGCAGAGACTGTCCTGCTGTTTGGCAATGCTGATGGCCTCCCTTCTTTGTAATATTATGTTCTTTAATCTTGACAGAGCAGAAGAAATGGTTTCAGAGGAGGGGAGCTATGTCAGGTCATTGATGATAGGACTGGAAAGTGTCTTAATTATGATCCCTCTGCAAATACTAATAATTTTTGTCTTCACCTACTCCCAGAGGGAACCTCTTGTGACTCTAGAAAAGGTATCTCCCAAGAAGCATTATGTGGTACCCGAAAGTGGATACTGGGAGGAATATCTGGAAAAGTGGCATGCTCAGGAGACTGTGCATGCACCCATCATGGAAGTTTCCAAGTCTCCACCTCGGGAAAGACAGAAAGGTCACAAGTATTTAGACAAAGAGCCTTCCATTGCATGGCGCATGCATAAGAAAGGAGCAAGCAAGGCCACACGtgccaaggaaaaaaatataaatgctagTAACACAAACATAAATAACAATCAAGATGTTGCTGGTGGAAAAGACCATGCAGTTCCTGTACAACTCAAAAGGAAGAGCAGGATCGTTCTGCCCTGGTTTTGCATTTATATAGCTTGGTTCTTGGTTTTTGCCACATCTAGTATATCTTCGttcttcattgtattttatgGGCTGACCTATGGCTATGAAAAGTCAATGGACTGGCTCTTTGCATCATTTTGTTCATTCTGTCTGTCGATTTTTCTGGTGCAGCCATGTAAAATTATACTCTTGTCAGGCTTCAGAGCAAGTAGGGCCAAGTATTGTAAAAATCTTTCTTGGGCGGGCAGGTTCGGCCTCACTGAGATCTCTCTGCGCAGCAAACTGAGCCGAGAAGAAATGGCAAGGCGACACCAGCAGATCATGGAGCTCCGAAGATCGAGGATGTACCAGCCCCTCACCGAAGACGAAATCCTAATATTCAAGAGGAAGAAGGCAATTAAGAGAAGGGCTTTCCTGTTCCTGTGTTACGTTCTGACTCACTTCATCTTTCTAGCCCTCCTGTTGAGGCTCGTCACCCTCCTGCGTCACACGGACAGCTTTTACTATAACCAGTTTGTTCGCGATCGGTTCTCTGTGGATCTCGGCTCGGTGACCAAGCTGGAGGACATCTACAGGTGGCTGAACAGCGTGCTGGTGCCCCTGGTCCACAACGACCCGAATCCAGCCTTTCTGCCCGACAGCTCCTCTAAAGTCCTGGGGCTTCCACTGCTGAGGCAGGTGAGGGCAAGACCTGGCGATaaactctgcctgcctgccaaCTTTGCCCAGACCAGCATGGGAAGAGAAATCCATTGTCATCCCAGCTATGGCACTGACCCGGAAGACACCAGAAGCTACTCTGGCCTTTGGAACAAAGTTCTCAAGAGGCCTGAGGATAAGAATACCGATGGGTTTACTTACAAGCCTCCAGAGAAGATCTGGGGGTACGTCTCCCACGGACTCTTACACACCTACGGGTCGGGAGGCTATGCGTTCTATTTTTTCCCAGAGCAGCAGCCTTTTAATTCCACCGTGAGGCTCAGGGAACTCCAGAGCAGCGAGTGGCTTGATGAGCAGACGTGGGCCGTGATTCTGGAGCTGACCACCTTCAACCCAGACGTCAGTCTGTTCTGTAGCATTTCTGTCGTTTTCGAGGCGTCTCAGTTAGGAGTTGTGAACACGAGCCTATCCGTGCACTCCTTCTCGCTTGCTGATTTCGACAGGGAGACTTCCGCCGAAATCTACTTGTATGTGgccattctcattttctttttagcctATGTGGTCGATGAGGGTTATATCATCATGCAAGAAAGGGCCTCGTACGTGAGAAGTGTGTATAATCTGCTCAACTTTGCTCTGAAATGCATATTTACTGTGCTGATTGTGCTCTTCTTTAGGAAGCACTTCTTGGCCACTGGCATAATTCGCTTTTACTTGTCGCACCCTGAGGATTTCATTCCGTTTCATGCGGTTTCTCAAGTAGATCACGCCATGAGGATCATTTTGGGTTTCCTGTTATTTCTGACCATTTTGAAGACCCTCAGGTATTCCAGAATCTTCTATGACGTGCGCCTGGCTCAGAGGGCCATTCAAGCGGCCCTTCCCGGCATCTGCCACATGGCCCTGGTGGTGTCTGTGTACTTTTTTGTGTACATGGCATTTGGCTACCTGGCGTTTGGTCAACACGAGTGGAACTACAGTAACCTGATTCATGCTATGCAGACGATATTCTCCTATTGCATTCCAGCCTTTCAGAACACTGAGTTCCCCAACAACAGGGTTCTGGGGGTCCTGTTCCTCTCTTCTTTCGTGCTGGTTATGATCTTTGTATTGATCAACTTATTTCGGGCAGTGATTTTGTCTACCTATAAGAAAGTGAAGCAACCCGTGTATGAGGAACCATCAGATGAAGCAGAAGCAATGACCTATCTGTGTCGGAAGCTAAGAGCAATGTTTAGGTTTCTGACCTTCCAACCTAGGGACAAAGATGAACCAGAGTTCTTTGTCAACATGGTATATGGGCAACCAGAGAAGAAGAGCCAGCGGTATCTGGGGCTGAAGACCAGAAACATCAATGGGAAGAAAATGGTTTATCTTGTTGTGTGA
- the CDPF1 gene encoding cysteine-rich DPF motif domain-containing protein 1 isoform X4, protein MEAEAGRRAPGVFSCRLCALTAPYSYVGPRPPDARAVVLLEESYVMKDPFTSDKDRFLVLGSKCSVCSRLVCVGPECSLFYSKRFCLPCVQENMDAFPQEIRQDLEKRKAPSKRPVSQPGSRT, encoded by the exons ATGGAGGCGGAGGCGGGGCGCCGCGCCCCGGGCGTGTTTTCGTGCCGGCTCTGCGCGCTGACCGCTCCCTACAGCTACGTGGGGCCGAGGCCCCCCGACGCCCGCGCCGTCGT CCTCCTGGAGGAGAGTTACGTCATGAAGGACCCGTTCACCTCAGACAAGGACAGGTTCCTGGTCCTCGGCTCCAAGTGCAGTGTGTGCAGCCGGCTGGTGTGCGTGGGCCCG GAATGCAGTTTATTCTACTCCAAGAGGTTTTGCCTCCCCTGTGTCCAGGAGAACATGGACGCCTTCCCTCAGGAAATCCGGCAAGacttggagaaaaggaaagctcCATCAAAGAGGCCGGTCAGCCAGCCTGGCTCTCGGACATGA
- the CDPF1 gene encoding cysteine-rich DPF motif domain-containing protein 1 isoform X1 produces MEAEAGRRAPGVFSCRLCALTAPYSYVGPRPPDARAVVLLEESYVMKDPFTSDKDRFLVLGSKCSVCSRLVCVGPRPEQMPLPFSKHSTARDSGRGWTDPTSCPDQLLAGGHFGLWSCAQHRWSPSTCRTAGITRRGKDLGSPTGMQFILLQEVLPPLCPGEHGRLPSGNPARLGEKESSIKEAGQPAWLSDMSAPDARVARAPCTELWGRAGSRRAQPCSGTGRSSVCNWSELGPSLPQEGDWEMQRRHSKGRPWTRHPADPTPYRALSKLRLQGRN; encoded by the exons ATGGAGGCGGAGGCGGGGCGCCGCGCCCCGGGCGTGTTTTCGTGCCGGCTCTGCGCGCTGACCGCTCCCTACAGCTACGTGGGGCCGAGGCCCCCCGACGCCCGCGCCGTCGT CCTCCTGGAGGAGAGTTACGTCATGAAGGACCCGTTCACCTCAGACAAGGACAGGTTCCTGGTCCTCGGCTCCAAGTGCAGTGTGTGCAGCCGGCTGGTGTGCGTGGGCCCG CGTCCAGAGCAGATGCCACTGCCATTCTCAAAACACAGCACAGCCAGGGACAGTGGCCGCGGTTGGACAGATCCAACCTCCTGCCCAGACCAGCTACTCGCTGGTGGCCATTTTGGTCTGTGGAGCTGCGCCCAGCACCGGTGGTCACCAAGCACCTGTCGCACTGCTGGGATAACCAGGAGAGGGAAGGATCTAGGATCTCCGACAG GAATGCAGTTTATTCTACTCCAAGAGGTTTTGCCTCCCCTGTGTCCAGGAGAACATGGACGCCTTCCCTCAGGAAATCCGGCAAGacttggagaaaaggaaagctcCATCAAAGAGGCCGGTCAGCCAGCCTGGCTCTCGGACATGAGTGCGCCGGATGCCAGGGTGGCAAGAGCACCTTGCACAGAGCTCTGGGGCCGAGCTGGGAGCCGCCGTGCCCAGCCTTGTTCTGGGACAGGCAGGAGCAGTGTGTGCAACTGGAGTGAGCTGGGGCCCAGCCTGCCCCAGGAAGGTGACTGGGAGATGCAGAGAAGGCACTCAAAAGGCAGACCTTGGACCAGACATCCCGCAGACCCAACCCCATACAGAGCCCTCTCGAAGCTGAGACTGCAGGGCAGGAACTGA
- the CDPF1 gene encoding cysteine-rich DPF motif domain-containing protein 1 isoform X2, with protein MNPPRGAGSGEQRLPSAEVAAVLTSASRTVLQPPGGELRHEGPVHLRQGQVPGPRLQVQCVQPAGVRGPASRADATAILKTQHSQGQWPRLDRSNLLPRPATRWWPFWSVELRPAPVVTKHLSHCWDNQEREGSRISDRLGMQFILLQEVLPPLCPGEHGRLPSGNPARLGEKESSIKEAGQPAWLSDMSAPDARVARAPCTELWGRAGSRRAQPCSGTGRSSVCNWSELGPSLPQEGDWEMQRRHSKGRPWTRHPADPTPYRALSKLRLQGRN; from the exons ATGAACCCCCCCAGGGGTGCGGGCTCTGGGGAGCAGCGGCTTCCCTCGGCAGAGGTTGCGGCCGTTCTGACCTCCGCGTCCCGCACTGTCCTGCAGCCTCCTGGAGGAGAGTTACGTCATGAAGGACCCGTTCACCTCAGACAAGGACAGGTTCCTGGTCCTCGGCTCCAAGTGCAGTGTGTGCAGCCGGCTGGTGTGCGTGGGCCCG CGTCCAGAGCAGATGCCACTGCCATTCTCAAAACACAGCACAGCCAGGGACAGTGGCCGCGGTTGGACAGATCCAACCTCCTGCCCAGACCAGCTACTCGCTGGTGGCCATTTTGGTCTGTGGAGCTGCGCCCAGCACCGGTGGTCACCAAGCACCTGTCGCACTGCTGGGATAACCAGGAGAGGGAAGGATCTAGGATCTCCGACAGGTTAG GAATGCAGTTTATTCTACTCCAAGAGGTTTTGCCTCCCCTGTGTCCAGGAGAACATGGACGCCTTCCCTCAGGAAATCCGGCAAGacttggagaaaaggaaagctcCATCAAAGAGGCCGGTCAGCCAGCCTGGCTCTCGGACATGAGTGCGCCGGATGCCAGGGTGGCAAGAGCACCTTGCACAGAGCTCTGGGGCCGAGCTGGGAGCCGCCGTGCCCAGCCTTGTTCTGGGACAGGCAGGAGCAGTGTGTGCAACTGGAGTGAGCTGGGGCCCAGCCTGCCCCAGGAAGGTGACTGGGAGATGCAGAGAAGGCACTCAAAAGGCAGACCTTGGACCAGACATCCCGCAGACCCAACCCCATACAGAGCCCTCTCGAAGCTGAGACTGCAGGGCAGGAACTGA
- the CDPF1 gene encoding cysteine-rich DPF motif domain-containing protein 1 isoform X3, with product MKDPFTSDKDRFLVLGSKCSVCSRLVCVGPRPEQMPLPFSKHSTARDSGRGWTDPTSCPDQLLAGGHFGLWSCAQHRWSPSTCRTAGITRRGKDLGSPTGMQFILLQEVLPPLCPGEHGRLPSGNPARLGEKESSIKEAGQPAWLSDMSAPDARVARAPCTELWGRAGSRRAQPCSGTGRSSVCNWSELGPSLPQEGDWEMQRRHSKGRPWTRHPADPTPYRALSKLRLQGRN from the exons ATGAAGGACCCGTTCACCTCAGACAAGGACAGGTTCCTGGTCCTCGGCTCCAAGTGCAGTGTGTGCAGCCGGCTGGTGTGCGTGGGCCCG CGTCCAGAGCAGATGCCACTGCCATTCTCAAAACACAGCACAGCCAGGGACAGTGGCCGCGGTTGGACAGATCCAACCTCCTGCCCAGACCAGCTACTCGCTGGTGGCCATTTTGGTCTGTGGAGCTGCGCCCAGCACCGGTGGTCACCAAGCACCTGTCGCACTGCTGGGATAACCAGGAGAGGGAAGGATCTAGGATCTCCGACAG GAATGCAGTTTATTCTACTCCAAGAGGTTTTGCCTCCCCTGTGTCCAGGAGAACATGGACGCCTTCCCTCAGGAAATCCGGCAAGacttggagaaaaggaaagctcCATCAAAGAGGCCGGTCAGCCAGCCTGGCTCTCGGACATGAGTGCGCCGGATGCCAGGGTGGCAAGAGCACCTTGCACAGAGCTCTGGGGCCGAGCTGGGAGCCGCCGTGCCCAGCCTTGTTCTGGGACAGGCAGGAGCAGTGTGTGCAACTGGAGTGAGCTGGGGCCCAGCCTGCCCCAGGAAGGTGACTGGGAGATGCAGAGAAGGCACTCAAAAGGCAGACCTTGGACCAGACATCCCGCAGACCCAACCCCATACAGAGCCCTCTCGAAGCTGAGACTGCAGGGCAGGAACTGA